The Mytilus galloprovincialis chromosome 2, xbMytGall1.hap1.1, whole genome shotgun sequence genome has a window encoding:
- the LOC143062359 gene encoding lectin BRA-3-like, whose protein sequence is MTVGFILLSVIIAFSHALCPNGWRHFQDSCFLTKQETLNWNDAQHACQGINARLAEVQTHAKVEFLRNMLSKEDGDWWIGAKDDVTEGQWRWASGELFDYTDWAPNEPNNDHDQDCLQMFKTDQYHWDDDRCDVAKHFICEKGFNSTLPVIG, encoded by the exons CGTTTAGTCACGCACTGTGTCCAAATGGTTGGCGCCATTTTCAAGACTCGTGTTTTCTGACGAAACAAGAAACATTAAACTGGAATGATGCCCAG CATGCCTGTCAGGGAATCAATGCAAGACTTGCTGAAGTTCAGACACACGCGAAGGTTGAATTCTTAAGGAACATGCTATCAAAAGAGGATGGAG attgGTGGATAGGAGCAAAAGATGACGTTACAGAAGGCCAATGGCGTTGGGCATCTGGCGAACTGTTCGACTACACTGACTGGGCTCCAAATGAACCAAACAATGATCATGACCAGGATTGTCTTCAGATGTTTAAGACAGACCAGTATCACTGGGATGACGATCGCTGTGATGTAGCCAAACATTTCATCTGTGAGAAAGG cttCAATTCAACGTTACCGGTTATTGGATGA